The Phycisphaeraceae bacterium genome segment CGTGGATGATGACGACGCCCTGGCGGCGGACAACACGCGGTACGTCACGCTGGACGTGCGCGACCGGCTTCGCGTGACGCTGGTGAGCCCGCCCACCTTCGAGCGCATCGCCTCCATCGAGCGATTGACGCCGGGGCAGTGGATCCGCCGGGCGCTGCGCACCAGCGACCAGAGCCCCATTGATGTGATCGACCTGCCGCCCGGCTCGGTGGATGATGTCGAGTTGCGCGCGACGGACGCCGTCATCATCGCGCAGCCGGATCGGCTGACGGAGTCCGGCTGGGGCGCGGTGCGGCGGTTCGTGGATCGGGGCGGGCTGGCGATCATTGTGCCGCCCGCGGACCTGAACGTTCACTCGTGGACGGAGGTCTTCGCGTCGCACCTCGATCTGCCGTGGCGCTTCCCGCTGGAGGCGTCGTCCCACCCGAATGGGCTTCTCATGGCCGACGAGCAGCCCGCGTCGGAACTGCTTCGGCTGCTGCAGGGCGAACTGCCCGACCTGACGCGCTCGCTCATCACCTACCGCTCGCTGTCGGTGGACACGGCGTCATCGCAGGCGGAAGCGGTGCTGGTGTTCGAGAACGGCGCGCCGATGCTCGTCATCGGCTCGCCCCGCGCGGCGGCGCCCGATCTCGCCGAGCGAGGCGGCGAGTCGCACCAGTCCACGCGCGGGCTGGTGCTGTACCTGGCCGTTGCGCCGCAGTTCCCGGAGTGGACGACCCTGCCCATCCAGATGTTCATGGTGCCGCTCTTCCAGGAAATGGTGCGTCAGGGCCTGAACATGATCCGCTCCACGCAGCGCATCGAAGTGGGCGACCAGCCCGCTCTGCCGGGGCTGGCCCGCGCCGCGGAGAGCGTGGTCGCGCCCGATGGCGTGACCTTCGCGCTGGACGCCGCCCGCCGCCCGACGCGGCCGCTGGAGAAGGCCGGTCTGTACGAGGTGGTCGATGGCGCGGGTCTGCGCGTGGGGCGCGTGGCGGTGAATCTCGACCCGCGGGCCGCCCGAACCGATCCGCAGAGCGCGGCGGCGGTGGCGGCGTGGCTGGGGGCGTCGGGTTCGTGGCGCGTGTTCGACCCGGCGCAGCCCGCCGCACTGCTCGCCGAGGCGGAGACCGGCGCCGCGCTGGCGGGGTATCTGCTGACGGTGGTGCTGGCGCTGCTGGTGGCGGAGACGATTCTGGCGCGCCGGTTCAGCCACGCCTACCGTGGCAGCGGCGGGGTCAGCACGACGGGCGGATTGAGTCCGACGTTGGCAGGAAAGGCCTGAGGCGCCGGGCATCAGGCGCCAGGCACTGGCATCAGAACTCGGAACTTCCACAGCATTCACTCTCCTTATGAACTCCCCACTCGTCCGATGGCTGCTCGACCTGGAACGCATCCCTGCGGAGGCGGAGGGTCTTCGGCTGGCGTGGGAGCGGTCGCTGCCCGGCTGGGCATGGACGATCATCCTCTTCGCGGCGGTGCTCTTCGCCATCTGGTCGTACGCGCAGCTCGAGGGCGATCGTCGCGGGCGGGGCATCCTGGCGGTGGTGCGCGGCGGCATCCTGCTGCTGGTGACGGTGCTGCTCTGCGGTCCGCTGCTCGAACTGCCGCGCGAAACGGTTGAGCCGGACTGGGTGCTGGTCCTGTCGGATCGCAGCGAGTCGATGCAGATCGCCGACGCCCCCGGAGCGGGAACCGGCCAGCGGCGTCAGTCACGCGAGGAGCAGCTGCATTCGCTGCTCACGCGGACGAGCGGCGCCTGGGCGGAGATGCAGCAGCGCCGCCGGGTGCTCTGGCTGGGCTTCCACGACAGTGCGTTTGATCTTTCCGGCGGGGCGGACTCCGCCGCGGGCGGCTCGTCTGGCGTCGGCGACGGATCGTTCACGCTGCCCGACCTGGGTGAGCCGACGGGCCGCCGCACCAGCATCGCCGCCGCCATCGAGCAGGCGCTGCAGAAGGCCGCCGCCCGGCCCATCAGCGGCATCGTGCTCTTCAGCGACGGGCGCACCATCGACCCGCCCAGCCGGTCGCTGGTGCGTCGCCTCCAGGCGGATCAGATTCCCGTTTTCACGGTGCCGCTGGGCTCGCGCGATCCGCTGGGCGACCTGGCGGTGCGCCGTGTGGACGCGCCCCGCCGCGCCTTCGTGCGCGACAAGGTGCCTGTCGTGGTGGAGCTGGACCGCTTCGGCGAGGCGGTGCGCGACCTGGGGGCCACGGTGCGACTGGTGGACGAGGCCACCGGCGAAACGCTGGACGAGCAGCCCCTTCAGCCCGGCGGGGGCGACAGCGTCACCCTCACCGCCGAGCCGGGTGCGGCGGGGGACGCCACCTGGCGCGTCGAAGTGCGCACCGCCACCGACGACCTGGTGCCGGATAACAACATCCGTCCCTTCACGATTGAACTGGTCGATCGTCCGCTGCGCGTGCTCTACGTGGACGGCTACCCCCGCTGGGAGTTCCGCTACCTGCGCTGGCTGCTGATCCGCGAGCAGTCGGTGCAGAGCTCGATCATGCTGCTCTCGGCGGACCGCGACTTCGCGCAGGAGGGCAACACGCCCATCACGCGCCTGCCGCGCAGCCCGGAGGAGTTCGCCGAGTTCGACGTCATCATTCTGGGCGATGTGCCG includes the following:
- a CDS encoding BatA domain-containing protein, whose translation is MTFVTTWLAVAGAVGMSIPIIIHLLWRQRRRPIEWAAMRFLIEAFKRNKRRLQVEQLILLAVRCLIVLLLGGALARPLLDAAGLLDNDESRAVILIIDNGVTAATTPPGAERSDALARHVAHAIGVIRSLGPSEAVGLITAARPIASPVIPPSVDHGAIITLLEGLTASQSPSDLAGALRLARDTVTDLQKDGRRAVVYLLSDFRAGAAPLDQPLGDLFAGLGDDVLLLASPPAESPAPNVQITDLTPVRRLILPGAADGSQQITVHLARHGGDLPRGASRLRLSGDDISAAPRTVEWGAGQADASVTFTINYDRALGREIGLTAIVDDDDALAADNTRYVTLDVRDRLRVTLVSPPTFERIASIERLTPGQWIRRALRTSDQSPIDVIDLPPGSVDDVELRATDAVIIAQPDRLTESGWGAVRRFVDRGGLAIIVPPADLNVHSWTEVFASHLDLPWRFPLEASSHPNGLLMADEQPASELLRLLQGELPDLTRSLITYRSLSVDTASSQAEAVLVFENGAPMLVIGSPRAAAPDLAERGGESHQSTRGLVLYLAVAPQFPEWTTLPIQMFMVPLFQEMVRQGLNMIRSTQRIEVGDQPALPGLARAAESVVAPDGVTFALDAARRPTRPLEKAGLYEVVDGAGLRVGRVAVNLDPRAARTDPQSAAAVAAWLGASGSWRVFDPAQPAALLAEAETGAALAGYLLTVVLALLVAETILARRFSHAYRGSGGVSTTGGLSPTLAGKA